Proteins encoded in a region of the Phaenicophaeus curvirostris isolate KB17595 chromosome 1, BPBGC_Pcur_1.0, whole genome shotgun sequence genome:
- the TMEM243 gene encoding transmembrane protein 243 isoform X2, giving the protein MRARPRAMEGFSARGYGTGGPDNRPLFGETSARDRVINLVVGGLTSLLLVVTLISAFVFPQLPPKPVNVFFAFCISLCCISAAILIYWYRQGDLEPKFRNLIYYILFSIVMLCICANLYFHEVGK; this is encoded by the exons ATGCGGGCGCGCCCCCGCGCCATGGAGGGCTTCTCCGCCCGCGGGTACGGCACCGGCGGCCCCGACAACCGCCCGCTCTTCGGGGAGACCTCGGCCAGG gACAGAGTCATCAATCTAGTTGTTGGTGGCTTAACATCCTTGCTGCTTGTA GTCACTCTAATCAGTGCTTTTGTCTTCCCGCAACTACCTCCAAAACctgtgaatgtattttttgctttctgcatctCCTTGTGTTGCATTTCTGCTGCCATACTT ATCTACTGGTATCGACAAGGAGACCTGGAACCTAAATTTAGGAACCTAATTTACTATATATTATTTTCTATCGTCATGTTATGCATATGTGCCAACCTGTACTTCCATGAAGTAGGTAAATGA
- the TMEM243 gene encoding transmembrane protein 243 isoform X1: MRARPRAMEGFSARGYGTGGPDNRPLFGETSARDRVINLVVGGLTSLLLVVTLISAFVFPQLPPKPVNVFFAFCISLCCISAAILKSFPASIKPVGNERVIYWYRQGDLEPKFRNLIYYILFSIVMLCICANLYFHEVGK; the protein is encoded by the exons ATGCGGGCGCGCCCCCGCGCCATGGAGGGCTTCTCCGCCCGCGGGTACGGCACCGGCGGCCCCGACAACCGCCCGCTCTTCGGGGAGACCTCGGCCAGG gACAGAGTCATCAATCTAGTTGTTGGTGGCTTAACATCCTTGCTGCTTGTA GTCACTCTAATCAGTGCTTTTGTCTTCCCGCAACTACCTCCAAAACctgtgaatgtattttttgctttctgcatctCCTTGTGTTGCATTTCTGCTGCCATACTT AAAAGCTTTCCTGCCTCCATAAAACCAGTTGGCAATGAAAGAGTA ATCTACTGGTATCGACAAGGAGACCTGGAACCTAAATTTAGGAACCTAATTTACTATATATTATTTTCTATCGTCATGTTATGCATATGTGCCAACCTGTACTTCCATGAAGTAGGTAAATGA